In Prosthecobacter sp., the genomic window TCCAGCTTCAGCGCCGAAGGACGATCTGCCCGCTGAAGATCCTGATCATCCGCTGAACCAGGTGCCGATGCCGGCCTTCCTGCGGGAAATGGCGTTGTTTCCTTTCAGCCGTGGCTTTGATTTCGCACAGACGCTGCATAGCGCGGGAAGTTTTCCGCAGCTCAACTCCGCCTACAGCCGTCCGCCGATCAACACGGCGGAAGTGATCGAACCAGAGGTGTATTTGAATCCCGAACGGCCTGCGCCGGTGGAGATCAAGCTGGATGACGTGAAGCTCGGCGGCGCGCTGCCGTTTCTCGACGACCGCCTCGGCAAATTCGTCTGCGCGACGGCGCTGCGCACCTACAACAACGATGAGGACGCAGGTCTGGGCACGCGTGGCCTCGTGGCGGATCGATTTCTCGCCTGGGCGGCGGATGGCGGCGCGAAACGCGATCACGCGGCGTGGCAGACGCTGTTCATGGACAAAGCGTCCGCCGATGCTTTTCACAAGGCAATGCTGAACTCGCTCAAACAACGCTATGACACGAAGGGCGAGGCCGAATTTACCGCGCAGGGCCGGTTTGTGACGCTGATGCGCAATCGCGGCGAGGCGGGCGTGGTTTTGATTGATGCGGCCAGTGAAGAAGCACGCGCCGCCTTGAAGCTTTTGATGAAGTGATGACTGCCAAACATGTTTTCTACACCGGCCACGTCCAAGGCGTGGGTTTTCGCTACAGCACCAAACGGATCGCCTCCGGCTTCGATGTGACCGGCTGGGTCAAAAATCTGCCGGACGGCCGCGTGGAGCTGTTTGCGCAGGCCTTG contains:
- a CDS encoding acylphosphatase, which encodes MTAKHVFYTGHVQGVGFRYSTKRIASGFDVTGWVKNLPDGRVELFAQALDIDELDAFLEDIERSSLGSHIKGSEVKVVPAEPNLRGFSIVR